A genomic segment from Candidatus Zixiibacteriota bacterium encodes:
- a CDS encoding ABC transporter substrate binding protein: MLRHLTMLGLLILALTATVSTAAETKHSFNLGYFEAGPNPEHSLLRTEFYNQLSQLLPDGYQYVRIPNGFRSAEWNRDDCKRMARELVREKDVDILIAMGPWVVNDLIEAGYDRPILAIHQFNPRYEGLLDENGRPVIDNLTVHEQPGKMFDDLRVLTGLVDVKRLGFLFFPSAGEQEKVLAELTAIGEKLGFEVITADEYDNYGVFAYFKSFHSLPKDIDAIYIGPSANLKTENISSFLQLPINDGTPLFAYEGKVVLEKGAFATASYFTALSEARFNADKAVRIMTGEKPADLPVAFRGAMGLAVNNEVALQCGIHLPEAVLSDFFVVEAKPAEDAPYFTLADAVNRAAMQNPGYLAQYDALEAAVQTAGQARAEYMPQIYGTAGLLYVDNNTADNYRDLISNDQYYASLNLEQKIVSLETLKSIKVAAQERELENINLTKAQLDLELAVSLAYLEYLRAQETFTTCVNNRTLIEHSLELATSKSRMGDGDSLDVVRLEDERYQATIRVVDARAEVRVARAILNSLFNLPGDRDLVLESARFSEEALWAYEGEFQDLLKDLPSQEQFKQSMVAQALSENPAVKSFDTRINIQKQLLSKNSARFYPTLGFKASLNFSDWLEDTPLFEENNTTWSVGGFLNIPLFLGKERLRERGKLKANLSEMEYRRDDTSLKIMRDIHTQVNKLIAADNHMVPAYQSKKRATQLLSIVVPEYSSGKRTLWNLLDAQSNSLRAELNAINARFAYWEAIARLVHAAGWTAHDDYTDFQDQFGLHHSN; encoded by the coding sequence ATGCTCAGGCATCTAACTATGCTCGGTCTGCTGATTCTTGCCCTGACCGCGACGGTTTCCACCGCCGCCGAAACCAAACACTCTTTCAACCTCGGTTATTTCGAGGCCGGACCCAACCCCGAACACTCCCTGCTTCGGACCGAATTCTACAACCAGCTCAGTCAACTTTTACCCGATGGCTACCAGTATGTGCGAATACCGAACGGCTTCCGCTCGGCGGAATGGAATCGCGACGACTGTAAACGGATGGCGCGCGAGCTTGTGAGAGAGAAGGATGTCGATATCCTGATAGCGATGGGGCCGTGGGTGGTCAACGACCTAATCGAAGCTGGTTACGACCGTCCGATTCTGGCCATCCACCAGTTCAATCCGCGCTATGAGGGCTTGCTCGATGAAAACGGCCGTCCGGTGATCGACAACCTGACTGTCCACGAGCAGCCCGGGAAAATGTTCGATGACCTTCGGGTTCTGACAGGGCTGGTCGATGTTAAACGCCTGGGCTTTCTGTTTTTTCCGTCGGCAGGTGAACAGGAAAAAGTATTGGCCGAGCTGACCGCTATCGGCGAGAAGCTCGGGTTCGAAGTGATCACAGCCGATGAATACGACAATTATGGTGTCTTCGCATATTTTAAATCGTTTCATAGTCTGCCGAAAGATATCGATGCCATCTATATCGGACCATCGGCGAATCTGAAGACCGAGAATATCTCCAGTTTCCTTCAGTTGCCAATCAACGATGGTACCCCGCTGTTTGCTTACGAAGGTAAAGTGGTGCTTGAAAAAGGCGCTTTCGCGACGGCATCGTATTTCACGGCACTGTCCGAAGCTCGATTCAATGCTGACAAAGCGGTGCGCATCATGACAGGTGAAAAGCCGGCCGATCTTCCGGTGGCTTTCCGCGGCGCGATGGGACTGGCTGTCAACAACGAGGTCGCGCTCCAGTGCGGAATCCATCTGCCTGAGGCAGTATTGAGCGACTTTTTTGTTGTCGAAGCGAAGCCGGCTGAGGATGCTCCTTATTTCACTCTGGCCGATGCTGTTAATCGGGCCGCTATGCAAAACCCGGGTTATCTGGCGCAGTACGATGCTCTCGAAGCGGCGGTGCAGACAGCAGGGCAGGCGCGGGCCGAGTATATGCCGCAGATCTATGGCACAGCGGGACTTCTGTATGTCGACAATAACACCGCCGATAACTACCGCGACCTTATAAGTAATGACCAGTACTACGCGAGCCTGAATCTCGAACAGAAAATTGTTTCGCTGGAGACTCTCAAGTCAATCAAAGTCGCCGCACAAGAGCGCGAGCTTGAAAATATTAACCTGACCAAGGCACAGCTCGATCTTGAACTGGCCGTAAGCCTGGCTTATCTGGAATACTTGAGAGCACAGGAAACCTTCACCACCTGCGTCAATAATCGTACCTTGATAGAGCACAGCCTTGAACTGGCTACCTCGAAAAGCAGAATGGGTGATGGTGACTCGCTCGATGTTGTCCGCCTCGAGGACGAACGCTACCAGGCGACAATCAGGGTTGTCGATGCCCGCGCCGAAGTGCGCGTTGCCAGAGCGATTTTGAATTCCCTGTTCAATCTTCCGGGCGATCGCGACCTCGTGCTGGAAAGTGCCAGGTTTTCCGAAGAGGCGCTGTGGGCATATGAAGGCGAGTTTCAGGACCTTCTGAAAGATCTACCGTCGCAGGAGCAGTTCAAACAATCTATGGTAGCTCAAGCCCTGAGCGAGAATCCAGCCGTCAAAAGTTTTGACACGAGGATAAATATTCAGAAGCAACTGCTGTCGAAAAACTCGGCGCGGTTCTATCCCACGCTCGGTTTCAAAGCCAGCCTGAACTTCTCCGACTGGCTCGAAGATACCCCCTTATTTGAAGAAAACAACACCACCTGGAGTGTGGGCGGTTTTCTCAACATTCCGCTTTTTCTCGGGAAGGAACGTCTTCGAGAGCGCGGCAAACTCAAGGCGAACCTGAGCGAGATGGAGTACCGCCGCGATGATACCAGCCTGAAGATCATGCGCGACATTCACACACAGGTGAACAAACTGATCGCCGCCGACAATCACATGGTACCCGCCTACCAATCCAAAAAACGGGCCACGCAGCTTCTCAGCATAGTCGTGCCCGAATACAGCTCCGGCAAGAGAACCTTGTGGAATCTTCTCGACGCCCAGTCGAATTCGCTTCGCGCCGAACTGAATGCTATCAATGCCAGGTTCGCTTACTGGGAGGCTATCGCCAGACTGGTGCATGCGGCGGGATGGACTGCTCACGATGACTACACTGATTTTCAAGACCAGTTCGGCCTTCACCATTCGAACTAA
- a CDS encoding NAD(P)/FAD-dependent oxidoreductase, giving the protein MDVNKSPHRVVVIGGGFGGLHAARSLGNTDLDVVLVDRRNFHLFQPLLYQVATGGLSPADIASPLRSLLKHYRNVKTIMAEVRNIDMAGREVHLDHGALSYDTLIVAAGASHDYFGNDDWSEHATGLKTIEDAIEIRTKILSAFEAAEIQTDPQKIKSLLTFVVVGAGPTGLELAGSISEIAFHTLKRDFRRIDPTQARIILVEATDRIVGSFPESLSRKAENQLKRLNIDIKLNARVVNIEKASLEVQCGFGIETIASETILWAAGVKASPLGKILTADDPAALDRQGKVKVEPHLNLRKHEDIFVIGDLANYTHQTGQPLPGLAPVAMQQGRYVARLIRKRLRGDSLAPFKYFDKGNLATIGRRAAVGQLGRWKVSGFLAWLVWLFVHLMYLVEFENRLLVLFQWAWNYVTRNRGARLITGYSGLKQQSSHSLNQFSDETKQVHTKGKR; this is encoded by the coding sequence ATGGATGTAAATAAGTCACCTCATCGGGTAGTGGTTATCGGCGGTGGATTCGGGGGGCTTCATGCCGCCAGGTCCCTGGGCAACACCGATTTGGATGTCGTTTTGGTTGATCGTCGGAATTTCCACCTGTTTCAGCCCCTCCTGTATCAGGTTGCCACAGGCGGACTCTCGCCGGCCGATATTGCTTCCCCGCTCCGGAGCCTTCTTAAACACTACCGGAATGTAAAGACGATAATGGCAGAGGTTCGCAATATCGACATGGCCGGCCGGGAGGTTCATCTCGACCACGGTGCTTTGAGTTATGATACCCTGATAGTCGCCGCCGGCGCCAGCCATGACTATTTCGGCAACGATGACTGGTCTGAGCATGCTACCGGACTGAAGACAATTGAAGACGCGATTGAAATACGCACAAAGATTCTTTCCGCCTTCGAAGCGGCGGAGATACAGACCGACCCGCAGAAGATAAAGAGTCTGCTGACATTTGTAGTTGTGGGAGCCGGGCCAACCGGTTTGGAATTGGCAGGCTCTATTTCGGAAATAGCCTTTCATACCTTGAAAAGGGATTTCCGCAGAATAGACCCGACTCAAGCCAGGATAATACTTGTCGAGGCAACCGACCGCATCGTCGGCAGCTTCCCCGAATCGTTATCGCGTAAGGCGGAGAATCAACTTAAACGACTCAACATCGATATCAAACTCAACGCGAGGGTAGTGAATATCGAAAAAGCCAGCCTTGAGGTTCAGTGTGGTTTTGGTATTGAGACCATCGCGAGTGAAACCATTCTCTGGGCGGCAGGCGTAAAAGCGTCGCCGCTGGGAAAAATTCTTACTGCCGATGATCCCGCCGCGCTGGACCGCCAGGGGAAAGTAAAGGTTGAACCACATCTGAACCTCCGCAAACATGAGGATATTTTCGTTATCGGCGACCTTGCTAATTACACTCATCAGACCGGCCAGCCCCTGCCCGGTCTGGCCCCGGTCGCCATGCAGCAAGGCAGGTATGTTGCCCGGCTGATACGCAAACGTCTGCGAGGCGACTCGCTCGCGCCGTTCAAGTATTTCGACAAAGGGAATCTTGCCACTATCGGGCGCAGGGCGGCTGTCGGGCAACTCGGCCGGTGGAAAGTCAGCGGTTTTCTGGCCTGGCTTGTTTGGCTTTTTGTGCACCTGATGTATCTGGTGGAATTCGAAAACCGTTTGCTTGTACTATTTCAGTGGGCATGGAACTATGTAACCAGAAACAGGGGAGCACGCCTCATTACCGGATATAGCGGTTTGAAACAGCAGAGTAGCCACAGCTTAAACCAATTCAGCGACGAGACGAAACAGGTACACACCAAGGGCAAAAGATGA
- a CDS encoding glycosyltransferase family 1 protein gives MIHVAYDITSYAVAPHGGIARVCYHTITQADRSPGIQATGYYRSGNISGLKLEKTLLRRSGPLTRLIGPRFDIAHSLCHRTLGAKAHKNVYMVHDVWSLSPNSYQSAAFQQKVGARQRDDILKADFVITISETTRKNLLALNLIDPSKCRAVHLGYAHDSSPAQSPQNPAIAPLLAKKYVLYVGCLENRKNLPHVIDAVLPLKSVDLVLAGQPGFGYKDKIQPSLAKFPSDRLHHLDIVETNDLNLLYQNAIATILPSWEEGFGLPILEAMANRCPVITSNRSANAEIAGDGAILVDPGSPDESRKAIERLIQDADYRASTIDAGMARSKSFTWEKYYARLVEIYKALMSS, from the coding sequence ATGATCCATGTAGCCTATGACATAACCTCGTACGCCGTCGCGCCCCACGGCGGCATCGCCCGCGTCTGCTACCACACTATCACGCAGGCCGACCGCAGCCCTGGTATCCAGGCCACCGGCTACTACCGCTCCGGAAACATCTCAGGTCTGAAGCTGGAGAAGACCCTCCTGCGACGCAGCGGTCCGCTCACCAGACTGATCGGCCCGCGATTCGACATCGCCCATTCACTCTGTCACCGTACCCTCGGTGCCAAAGCTCACAAGAACGTCTACATGGTTCACGATGTATGGTCACTGAGCCCCAACAGTTATCAGAGCGCGGCCTTCCAGCAGAAAGTTGGCGCCCGCCAGAGAGACGACATCCTCAAGGCCGATTTCGTTATCACAATCTCCGAGACCACCCGCAAAAACCTTCTGGCGCTCAACCTTATCGATCCATCCAAATGCCGCGCCGTCCATCTCGGCTACGCTCACGACTCCTCCCCGGCTCAATCTCCGCAGAACCCGGCCATCGCTCCCCTTTTGGCAAAGAAATATGTGCTGTATGTCGGTTGCCTCGAAAATCGTAAGAACCTGCCGCACGTGATCGATGCTGTCCTGCCGCTAAAGTCGGTCGATCTTGTGCTCGCGGGCCAGCCCGGCTTTGGCTACAAAGATAAGATCCAACCCAGCCTCGCCAAATTTCCCTCTGACCGCCTCCACCATCTCGATATCGTCGAGACTAATGACCTCAACCTTCTCTATCAAAACGCCATTGCCACTATCTTACCGTCGTGGGAAGAAGGCTTCGGTCTGCCCATCCTCGAGGCAATGGCCAACCGATGTCCGGTGATCACTTCCAATCGCTCCGCCAACGCCGAAATCGCCGGCGACGGCGCCATCCTGGTCGATCCTGGGTCACCCGATGAAAGCCGCAAAGCTATCGAACGTCTTATCCAAGACGCCGATTACCGCGCCTCGACAATCGATGCCGGCATGGCTCGCTCAAAATCGTTTACGTGGGAAAAATATTACGCCCGACTGGTGGAGATTTACAAAGCGCTTATGAGTTCGTGA
- a CDS encoding HAMP domain-containing sensor histidine kinase, with the protein MFSGSKRLIAIAVFIIVVIVLVNAIWWLYYDRTQTMMDRQLSRRLAAVAHSGTVAIKPEQVEALELGDFDAYADILTIIDKLRQADSLAEVFVIAPDYRILASTSLEADSIYFLAELNGQYVDSVLYSLHDVTVATPSYRTGRVYLKSAFAPLVGPDGLIVAALGVEANVDYFDVLDDLKNNIYYSSLLSIIGGLVIGLVFLLFQRHVNRVEQQLYLNQTHSYLGRMVAVVSHEIKNPLMIIRASAERLLKKFQTDESQFIVEEVDRLNQIVTGYLDFAGAKSRFLENDKPQTVNLAEMVENIKKHFQSKYPDNEIRWLDYTIDPGLTIQSYSRSLRQIILNLLINGADACLSASKSIEIGVSAEQRNSRIIIKVVDHGPGISKKELKKIFTPFYTTKQTGSGLGLYLTKKIVEEMKGVVDIASRKGEKTELIINLPKTPDKNHG; encoded by the coding sequence ATGTTTTCAGGCTCCAAGAGACTCATAGCCATAGCGGTGTTTATCATTGTCGTGATTGTACTGGTCAACGCGATATGGTGGCTTTATTATGATCGTACGCAGACGATGATGGATCGACAGCTTAGCCGACGACTGGCGGCGGTCGCTCACAGCGGAACTGTGGCTATCAAGCCTGAACAGGTCGAGGCCCTCGAACTGGGTGATTTCGACGCGTACGCGGATATATTGACCATCATCGACAAGCTTCGTCAGGCTGACTCCCTGGCCGAGGTCTTTGTTATAGCGCCGGATTACCGCATTCTCGCTTCGACTTCACTTGAGGCCGACTCGATCTATTTTCTGGCTGAGTTGAACGGACAGTATGTCGATTCGGTGCTCTATTCACTTCACGACGTTACCGTCGCGACACCATCGTATCGCACCGGCAGGGTGTATCTGAAATCCGCCTTCGCCCCTCTGGTTGGACCCGATGGTTTGATAGTCGCGGCGCTGGGGGTGGAAGCCAACGTAGATTATTTCGATGTACTCGATGACTTGAAAAACAATATCTACTACTCAAGTCTCCTGTCGATCATTGGCGGACTTGTTATCGGGCTGGTATTTTTATTGTTCCAGAGGCATGTCAACCGTGTCGAGCAGCAACTTTATCTCAATCAGACGCACTCTTATCTGGGCAGAATGGTGGCGGTTGTTTCTCATGAGATTAAAAACCCGCTGATGATTATTCGCGCTTCGGCTGAGAGGTTGCTCAAGAAATTTCAAACCGACGAGAGTCAGTTTATCGTTGAAGAAGTGGACCGTCTCAATCAGATTGTGACCGGTTATCTCGACTTTGCCGGAGCCAAAAGCCGTTTTCTTGAGAACGACAAGCCCCAGACCGTGAACCTGGCGGAGATGGTGGAAAACATAAAGAAACACTTCCAGAGCAAGTATCCGGATAACGAAATCCGGTGGCTGGATTACACTATCGACCCGGGACTGACTATCCAGAGCTATTCGCGTTCGCTACGCCAGATCATTCTCAATCTTCTCATAAACGGTGCGGACGCCTGTCTATCCGCGTCGAAATCGATTGAGATAGGTGTTTCCGCGGAGCAAAGAAACAGCCGGATTATCATAAAAGTTGTTGATCACGGTCCCGGAATCTCCAAAAAGGAATTGAAGAAGATATTCACTCCTTTCTACACCACCAAACAAACCGGTTCAGGGCTTGGACTGTATTTGACCAAGAAAATTGTTGAGGAAATGAAGGGAGTTGTAGATATTGCCAGTCGCAAGGGGGAAAAAACGGAGTTGATTATTAACCTTCCGAAAACACCGGATAAGAACCATGGCTAA
- a CDS encoding CDP-alcohol phosphatidyltransferase family protein has product MSNQWFQIANLVSISRILLTPFVGYYLAQGDSRSTLICAALLVLAGITDGLDGYLARRLKQVSEFGIALDPIADKIFAGVLVVLLIFYRDFPIWLAAAIVGRDLLILIAGSILLRGRKVVIPSNITGKYTFGVMAFLLGSYVIRFPFGIWLTTWVTVILLILSTLIYARVFWHVRRGQAPPVFRDKLMYKVLRVSLSSFALGVYLFRLVAELV; this is encoded by the coding sequence ATGTCAAACCAGTGGTTTCAAATTGCGAATCTAGTCAGTATCTCGAGGATACTGCTCACGCCGTTTGTCGGTTACTATTTGGCGCAGGGAGACAGCCGCTCAACTCTCATCTGCGCCGCGCTGCTGGTACTGGCGGGGATAACCGATGGCCTCGATGGTTACCTCGCTCGTCGCCTCAAGCAGGTCAGCGAATTCGGCATCGCTTTGGATCCAATAGCCGATAAGATATTCGCCGGCGTTCTCGTTGTCCTGCTGATTTTCTACCGCGACTTTCCCATCTGGCTGGCGGCAGCCATTGTCGGAAGGGATCTGCTGATTCTTATTGCCGGCTCGATCCTTCTGAGAGGCAGGAAGGTAGTGATCCCATCCAATATCACCGGCAAATATACGTTTGGCGTGATGGCATTTCTTTTGGGAAGCTACGTTATCAGATTCCCGTTCGGTATCTGGTTGACGACGTGGGTGACTGTTATCCTGCTAATTCTGTCCACGCTTATCTACGCGAGGGTGTTCTGGCATGTGCGAAGGGGGCAAGCGCCGCCCGTTTTCAGGGACAAATTAATGTACAAGGTGTTGCGAGTCAGCCTTTCATCTTTTGCCCTTGGTGTGTACCTGTTTCGTCTCGTCGCTGAATTGGTTTAA
- a CDS encoding nitrilase-related carbon-nitrogen hydrolase — protein MKIRLIQKDIGNPDYRRFLDEAVGSHADIVCFPELTTSGCLYDGGQGVDFEELARVLREYPFAVFIGFPRSHEGRLYNSYMYFHGGEYQIYDKINLFEPMNEASVYTPGSAPGLIQSVFGVLGVATCYDLRFPELFNRLAIRGAKMIFVPSAFPRVRVGDFKELIVQRAIENSIWVVGINAVGDDGVNEFGGSSMVADPDGQVLAQADETSETVLDVTI, from the coding sequence ATGAAAATCAGGTTGATTCAAAAAGATATCGGCAATCCGGATTACCGAAGGTTTCTCGATGAAGCGGTGGGGAGTCACGCTGATATTGTCTGTTTTCCGGAGTTGACTACCTCGGGATGTCTCTACGATGGCGGGCAGGGGGTTGATTTCGAGGAATTGGCGCGCGTTCTGCGGGAGTATCCGTTCGCGGTTTTTATCGGGTTTCCACGGTCGCATGAGGGTCGTCTTTATAATTCCTACATGTATTTTCACGGTGGCGAATATCAAATTTACGACAAGATAAATCTCTTTGAGCCAATGAACGAAGCATCGGTTTATACACCGGGCAGCGCGCCGGGTCTCATCCAATCCGTGTTCGGTGTTCTGGGTGTGGCAACGTGTTATGACCTTCGTTTTCCGGAGCTTTTTAACCGTTTGGCTATACGCGGCGCGAAAATGATTTTCGTACCATCGGCCTTTCCCCGGGTGCGAGTGGGCGATTTCAAAGAACTCATTGTCCAGCGGGCTATCGAGAACAGTATTTGGGTGGTCGGGATCAACGCTGTGGGGGATGATGGCGTCAATGAGTTCGGGGGCAGCTCGATGGTGGCTGACCCTGATGGCCAGGTGCTCGCTCAGGCCGACGAGACTTCGGAGACAGTGTTGGATGTTACGATTTGA
- a CDS encoding sigma-54 dependent transcriptional regulator produces the protein MANILVVDDEPKMTSLICGHLEDSGHKVVTTVKPKEALELLRKHSFDVVITDLSMPDISGMTILEEALKKEGTDVIMMTAYGSVESAVEAMKKGAADYLLKPFPLDELGLAVDKLIERQKLTSLSDHYKDVIDQTTYTEFIGDSAAAMRVKELVTKVAGSDATVLLTGKSGTGKEIAARMLHDLSPRAQKPFIAVNCAALTETLLESELFGHEKGAFTGAVARKRGRFELAEGGTIFLDEIAETSTALQSKLLRVLEERKLVRVGGVDLIDIDVRVVAATNRNLKEEMESGGFREDLYFRLNVFPINIPNLADRRDDIIPLAEHFLRKLNYAHRTISADVADILLRYDWPGNIRELKNVIERAVILAGGEPLSNEDFSLELDDSPLVGDSGDLVKVSGGLETAEKKMILDALEKTGGNKTEAAKMLRITRRRLYSRMKVHGIKA, from the coding sequence ATGGCTAATATTCTCGTAGTTGATGACGAACCCAAGATGACCTCGCTGATCTGCGGACACCTCGAAGACTCCGGGCACAAGGTTGTGACCACCGTAAAACCGAAGGAGGCGCTGGAGCTTCTCAGAAAACATTCCTTCGATGTGGTTATCACAGATTTGTCGATGCCTGATATATCGGGGATGACCATACTGGAGGAGGCGCTGAAGAAAGAGGGCACGGACGTTATCATGATGACGGCTTACGGCTCGGTGGAATCGGCGGTTGAAGCTATGAAAAAAGGGGCGGCGGATTATCTTCTGAAGCCCTTCCCTCTCGACGAACTCGGACTGGCGGTTGACAAGCTTATCGAACGGCAAAAATTGACATCGCTCTCGGACCATTACAAAGACGTAATCGACCAGACAACTTATACCGAGTTCATAGGCGACTCCGCGGCGGCGATGCGGGTGAAGGAGCTTGTGACAAAGGTCGCGGGTTCGGATGCCACGGTGTTGTTGACCGGCAAATCCGGCACGGGTAAAGAGATCGCGGCACGGATGCTTCACGATCTCTCGCCGCGGGCGCAGAAACCTTTTATCGCCGTGAACTGCGCGGCGCTCACGGAAACGCTGCTGGAGTCGGAACTGTTCGGGCACGAGAAGGGCGCATTTACCGGCGCAGTGGCGAGAAAGAGAGGACGGTTCGAGTTGGCCGAAGGCGGGACTATCTTCCTCGACGAAATCGCGGAAACATCGACTGCCCTGCAATCTAAATTGCTCCGTGTTCTCGAAGAGCGAAAGCTGGTAAGAGTTGGAGGAGTCGATCTTATCGATATCGATGTTCGGGTGGTGGCCGCCACCAACCGAAATTTGAAAGAGGAGATGGAGTCCGGAGGATTCCGTGAGGATCTTTATTTCAGGCTGAACGTCTTCCCGATAAATATTCCCAATCTGGCTGATCGCCGCGATGATATCATACCTTTAGCGGAGCACTTTCTGCGAAAGCTCAACTACGCACACCGGACTATTTCCGCCGATGTGGCCGACATTTTGTTGCGATATGACTGGCCGGGCAACATTCGAGAGCTTAAAAACGTCATTGAGAGAGCAGTAATACTCGCCGGCGGTGAACCTCTGTCGAACGAGGATTTCTCGCTGGAACTGGATGACAGCCCGCTTGTTGGAGACTCTGGGGATCTGGTTAAAGTGTCCGGCGGTCTTGAAACCGCTGAAAAGAAGATGATTCTGGATGCCCTGGAGAAAACCGGTGGCAATAAAACAGAAGCCGCAAAAATGTTAAGGATAACCCGAAGAAGGCTTTATAGCCGGATGAAAGTCCACGGAATCAAGGCATAA
- a CDS encoding response regulator, with product MTTPKAKILVVDDDANLLELLVDTLDAIGYEAVGAAGGQDALDKLAHDTFDMLISDIKMPEMDGIALAREVRSLYPKLPILFITGFPSPEIIGRVSSDGFLAKPFRINHIEELIENTLKNRPETVAHRIRNVMVVDDDDTFREMLTDALRYDDYVPHAVSNGEEALRVLEGGEIDAVICDIKMPGMDGITLLKEIKGRYADLPVIMMTAYLSPDDADTQSVEAVADGFLTKPFRVEKIVGMLNQIVPHPPGKQGP from the coding sequence ATGACAACTCCGAAAGCAAAGATCCTCGTTGTAGATGATGATGCCAACCTGCTGGAGCTTCTGGTCGACACTCTCGACGCTATCGGCTATGAAGCTGTCGGCGCCGCGGGAGGCCAGGACGCTCTCGACAAGCTCGCCCACGACACCTTCGATATGCTCATCAGCGACATTAAAATGCCCGAGATGGATGGTATCGCGCTGGCCCGCGAAGTGCGCTCACTCTATCCGAAACTACCGATTCTGTTCATCACCGGTTTTCCCTCGCCGGAAATTATCGGCCGTGTCTCATCCGATGGTTTCCTTGCAAAACCGTTTCGCATAAACCACATCGAAGAGCTGATTGAAAATACGCTCAAGAACCGTCCCGAAACCGTCGCCCATCGCATCCGCAACGTTATGGTGGTCGATGACGATGACACCTTCCGCGAGATGTTGACCGATGCCCTCCGCTATGACGATTACGTGCCGCACGCTGTCTCGAATGGGGAAGAGGCGTTACGCGTGCTCGAAGGGGGAGAGATCGATGCTGTCATCTGCGATATAAAAATGCCCGGCATGGATGGCATCACGCTGCTAAAAGAGATAAAGGGACGCTACGCTGATTTGCCGGTTATCATGATGACCGCTTACCTGTCGCCCGATGATGCTGACACCCAATCGGTCGAGGCTGTCGCCGATGGCTTTTTGACCAAACCGTTCCGCGTCGAAAAAATCGTCGGCATGCTCAACCAGATCGTGCCGCACCCGCCGGGCAAACAGGGTCCGTAG
- a CDS encoding N-6 DNA methylase, whose amino-acid sequence MSDKLNHISQAYLRDTDLAHRKALGQYFTPKDVREHLLSRLPRMRGASVLDPACGSGEFLLSAGEFFEDCELFGWEIDRKLVNLCREVVPEAKVSRVDSLRRTLDEQFDFVIGNPPYFEFKPDAEVRNRFSRVISGRANIFSMFVQLGLEALKPGGFLAYVIPPSMNNGAYFAGLRDYIIRHADIEYLKILDSSALFDRAQQTVMIMVLKKVDNKGDYVFSRSGLTLFSPDAGRLRDAFEGRTTLDELGFTVRTGRVVWNQHRESLSTKPDGAVPLLWAHNITDDGLSLGNTAKRPQYIKYNRPDCGPAIVVNRVTGAATRVRLKAAVVEPGFQFVAENHVNVIYPPAGKNPYSSVGTLKRICEQIMSASTIEVMKLITGNTQVSRTELAHLLPLDL is encoded by the coding sequence ATGAGTGACAAACTGAACCACATCTCACAGGCGTACCTTCGCGACACCGACCTTGCCCATCGCAAGGCTCTCGGGCAGTATTTCACGCCTAAGGACGTCCGGGAGCACCTTCTCTCGCGTTTACCAAGAATGCGCGGAGCATCGGTTCTGGATCCCGCCTGCGGAAGCGGTGAGTTTTTGCTGTCCGCCGGAGAGTTCTTTGAAGACTGTGAACTGTTTGGATGGGAGATTGACCGAAAGCTGGTGAACCTGTGTCGCGAGGTTGTTCCCGAGGCGAAAGTCTCCCGCGTTGACTCCCTCAGGCGGACACTCGACGAGCAGTTCGACTTCGTGATCGGCAATCCGCCCTACTTTGAATTCAAACCCGATGCTGAAGTCAGGAACCGGTTCTCACGGGTAATCAGTGGCCGGGCGAACATTTTCAGTATGTTCGTCCAACTCGGACTCGAAGCTCTCAAACCGGGTGGTTTTCTCGCTTACGTGATCCCGCCGTCGATGAACAACGGAGCGTACTTTGCGGGACTACGCGACTACATTATCCGGCACGCCGACATAGAGTATCTGAAAATTCTGGATTCCTCCGCTCTGTTTGACCGGGCACAGCAGACGGTGATGATCATGGTTTTAAAAAAGGTAGACAACAAAGGTGATTACGTCTTCTCCAGAAGTGGTTTGACGTTGTTCTCACCTGACGCCGGTCGTCTGCGGGACGCTTTTGAGGGCAGAACAACGCTGGACGAACTTGGCTTTACGGTTCGAACCGGACGAGTCGTCTGGAATCAGCACCGGGAAAGTCTCAGCACAAAGCCCGACGGCGCGGTGCCGCTTCTCTGGGCGCACAACATAACTGATGACGGTCTCTCTCTTGGCAATACCGCGAAGCGTCCGCAATATATCAAGTATAACAGGCCCGACTGCGGCCCGGCTATCGTGGTCAACAGGGTTACCGGTGCGGCGACGCGAGTGCGTTTGAAAGCTGCTGTGGTGGAGCCGGGATTTCAGTTTGTGGCTGAAAACCATGTCAATGTCATCTATCCCCCGGCGGGAAAGAACCCATACAGCAGCGTTGGGACTTTGAAACGCATCTGTGAGCAGATAATGTCAGCAAGCACCATTGAGGTGATGAAGCTCATTACCGGCAACACGCAGGTGTCCCGAACGGAACTGGCGCATCTACTGCCGCTGGACTTATAG